From Cryobacterium sp. GrIS_2_6:
GCAGCGGCGACCGCGGTCACTGTTTCGCGTGACGGCTTCGCTGCCACCACGAAAGAGCAGCTCGCGTCGCAGGCGCTCGCGGCCAAGAAGGCCCTTGCTGCCCAGCAGGCGGCGACCGCCCGTGCCGCTGCGGCCGCTTTCGCCGTCTACGGCGTGCGTGCAGAGGGTGACGACTACCCCTGGTACAACATGCCCACCGAGTCGCAGGGTGGCGGCCTATCCCCGCTCAGCTACTACTACCGCGAGTGTGTCGACTTCGTGGCCTGGCGCCTGAACCGCGACGCCGGCTCGACCGGCTCTTCCTGGCGCTGGACCTGGAACAGTCTGACCCCCGGCGGCGGCAACGCGAGCGCCTGGGCGAGTGCGTGGTCCAACCATGGCTGGACTACGAGCAAGACCCCCGTCGTCGGCGCGGTCGCCTGGTTCAACTACAACCACGTCGCCTACGTGCAGTCGATCGGCAGCGACGGATCCGTCGTACTTGAGGAGTACAACTGGATGGGCAGCCACGCCTATCACAAGCGCACGGTCTCACCCAGTGACGTCGCGCTGTTCCTGTATCCGCCTGCGTAATTCCGATCGGGCTCGCACCAGCTAAACTTTAAACGCCAGCCTCTGTAGCTCAACGGAAGAGCAGTTCCGTCCTAAGGAAACGGTTGGGGGTTCGAATCCCTCCAGGGGCACCATAGACGGCTTACTCGAACCCTGTGCAGGTTCCATCGCCTGTAGCAAGTCGTCTAGGTTATTGCGCAACGCGTCCACCCTCTGGGGTGGGCGCGTTTTCGTTATTTGGTCATATGCAGCCTTCGCCACTGCATCATCGGCGAGACCCGCCGTCTGAGCCGCGAAGCCTTTTTGTGCCGCCAGCAACTCAGCGACGGGTTCGTTCAATTCGAAGTCCACCACTTCATCGTTCCTGACCCATATGCGTTTGAAGATCGCCTGATTGAGTTTTCGGCGGGTCTCGTCCGACGATTGCTTGTAGAGCGTGTGTGGGTCAGCAAGAAGGTCGAGCCAATCGCTGATGTACTGGCCACCTACGGAGAGATCGTCGTTGACCTGATCAAGCTGCTCTTGAAGCCGTGCCCGCAGCCGTTCTATCTCGCGAAGCTTGGCGCGAACACGCTCGGCCGCAATCTGACCGTCTGCAGCAAGGTCGATGAGGTTGTCAGTCTTCACTGAGAGCGCTTTTAGTTGCTGTCGGAGCTGGTGATGAAGGAGTTTCTGAGTATTCTCCGCGTCGCCGAGCGTCGACTCGATGAGTGCTTTGATCGCCGCGATGAAGTCTGGTTTGAATTGAACAGCAGTCTTGTAGTGCTCTGTCACGGCGTCCTCGAGTGCGATTTGCGGAACGTAACGCGAATCGCAGATTCCCTCCTGCTTACCGCGGCAGAAGAAGTAGAAGTACTCGCCCCCGTTATTACCGATCGACCGTTGAACGATCATGCGGCTATCCGGGATGTCGCGGTCCTGCTTACAGTGACCACACCACACACTCCCTTTCAGATAGTGCGGGTACAGACGTCGTCGTTCGCCGGCTACTCCTCGTGTTTCCAGGAGATCTTGCACGCGGTCGAAGACTGTCGAATCGACGATGGCCGGGTGGCGCCCGTCGAACACTTCGCCCTTATAGACGACCAACCCGAGGTAGTACTTGTCGCGCAGCATGCGCGACATCTTGGACATAGACACTGGGCCTGCTGGATGACGACCAGTGGGTCTGGTTGTGAGGCCTCTGTCCGTGAGGGTGTCGACGATATCTTCCATTGTGTGATCACCGGTCGCGTACATGGCGAACGCGAGTTTCACGAAGGGCGCACGCTCGGCATCGACGGTGACCGAACGAATCTCGCGACCGTCGTACCGGTCGATCGAGTTGATATATCCGATCGGTGCGCGCCCAATGGTGCCGCCGGTCTTGGCCTTTTGGCTCATTTTGTAGGCGATATCTGCGCCGTCCTTCGCAGAACGATATTCGTTGAATGCTGCGAGGAGCCCCTGCATAAGCTGCCCGACCGGTGACTCGTCGATCGACTCGGTCGCGGAGATGAGGGTGACGCCCCGCTTCTTGAGGTCAGCCATGACGATGGCATCGTCGGTACGGTTTCGGGTGAGTCGGGAGAGTTCATAGACGATTACGTAGTCGATGTCCTTTTCGCGGCGAATGCGCTCGAGCATCTGTTGGAAGGCCACTCGCCGAGTCATCTCGGTTGCTGATTTTCCCGGTTCCACATACTCGGACACCACGTTGATGCCCATTTGCTCAGCTTTGCGCACACATGACGAGCGCTGGGCTGGAATTGAAAGTCCTTCCGGGTCGTAGTCGGTGTTTACCTGGCCCTTGGAAGAAACGCGCAGATACAGCACGGCGCGGGTGCCGGCCGGGGCAATGATTTCCTCCGGCTCGTCCACGGGCGATGCGGGTGCGCTCGTGAACGCCGCGGGCTGTTGGTCATCGAGCAGGCTCATTGCTGCTCTCCTTTCGAGTGGGTGAGAGCAGCTTCGAATCTGGTGATTCGAGAGAGAAGTTCTGGAGGTTGCGCCCCGTCGGTTAGACGGCTGGGACGCGGGGCCGTGGGCGAGTTGGCCATGGGCTTGGTTCTCCGTTTACCTTCCCATTTTACCTCTTGAGGCCCGTATTTCCGGGCCTGTTGACCATTCCGCAACAGTCTCTGTCTGCCTTCGGAGAACACCCTTTTCGGCCCGGTCTGTAGTCCCCATTGGGCGCAGACCGAGCTACTTATTGAAGACATAGAGGACCCCGTTCATCTCGACGATGTCGTAGATATCACGGGTCTGGGCTTCGATCAGATCGAGGTTCAGCGAGACGGCATCGGGCAGGATGCCGCGGTCGGCGGCGAAGTTATGAAGGTCCGTTTCCCACTCGTCGAGTTCGGTGAGGCCGTAGAGCGCCTCATCGATGGATCCGAAGCTGCTGATGTAGCTGTCGTGGAACGATTCGACCAGATTTGTAGCAGACGCGTCGACGTCGGCAAGCCTGAGAAAGGCGCGAAACGCGTTCGTGTCCGCAGTCGGCAGAAGCTCGAGTGCAGCCGCCAGCGCGGTGATCTCCGCTTCCGATTTGGTGGCGGGAACCTGGACGATCTGGCGCCTTCCACTCAGCTCGATGGTTGTCGGTACGAGAAGATGAGCAAGGTCCGGGGTTGGTCCGGAGGTCATGAAGCGACGGTCACTGCCGCGGTTGGTCTGCTCAACCAGATGCGTGCCGAACCAGTCGATCCACTCCCGGATCTCGGCGGGCGTTGTCGGATCGCTGTAGAGCGGGAGGTACTCCTCGCGGAGGGCCTCGTAAGTTCCTTCGCCGCTCCGTCCGAACTCGGCCAGCGCCGAACCGCGTCCGAGCGCGCGGCCCAACGCATGGGCGATCATGCGCGCCGTGAGGTGGTCGATCTCCCTTTGCTCGGTCTGTGCTGCGGTGATGCCTTCGACGATACGGCTCTCGAACCGATGGGCGGTTCGTTTCATTCGCTCGGGACTGGGTGTGAAGCGTTCCTGCTCGTTCATTGGTTGATGTCCTCGTTGGCGGTGAGGCGCATTTCGAGCAGGTCCCGCCAGATGCTGTGTTCGACGCTGAGCTGCAAGGTGCCGAGTTCGTCGAGCATGCCGGATCGGCGTTCGCCGGTACTGGCGTAGTGGGCGAGCGCCGAGCCTTCTCCTGGGTGGACTGCGGCTGCGATAAGGCGGGCCGTCCGTTCGCTGAGGTAATCTGGCTGGTCATATATGGACGCGTTGATCTGCCGCCGCGCGCGGTCGCTCTGGTCCGGGTTGCTGGTGGTTGGGGATTGCATTGTCATGTGGTTCCTCCTTTCGAGGTGTTAGGTGTGGGAGCATCGGGGGCGAGAACGCCGAGCGCCTCGTTTACGGGGATGACATGGAACAGTTCGGTGGTGAGCCTGGGCTCGTCTTGGATGGCGGTGCGCAGCTTTCGAGCCCGGGTCTCGTCTGGGGTGACCCAGACGACCGCCGGGAACAGGTCCCGCGTGGTCTGCTCTATGCCTGTCCGCCAGTACCGCTGATACGCGAGGCACTTTCGCAGCACGGCGGGCAGGTGCTCGGTGGCGAGGTCGACCTCGACGAACGCATGGCTCTCGAACTGGGTGTCGGCAGTCACCACGTAAAGGTCGGGCTTCAGCCACTTCGCCACTCCGGCCGCGTTCGTGTATTGCCGCCAGCAGTCTGGTTCGGCTTGGAGCTCCAGTAGCTCGACGCCCCCGGTTCTCGCTTGCTCGTGAAGCAGGGTTGCGAGCTCGGCGATGGCCAGGGTGTGGCGGGAGAACTGTGGCGATGGTTCGACGTAGCGGCGACGAGGTGTTTCGCTGCTGAGTCGGCGGAGCACTCGTTCGCCGGTCGCAGCGAGCTGCCAGACGTTTGCCGCTGAGCCTCGGATGCTGCCGCCGACGCGTCTGGACAGTCGGGAGATGAGGCCGTGCCCTTCGAGCCGGTTCAGGATGCGCACGGCAGTGCGTGTGCCCGAGGCGACGTTGGCGTGCTGGTGGAATCTGAGCCGCTGAATGTGTCGCGTTGAGA
This genomic window contains:
- a CDS encoding replication-relaxation family protein gives rise to the protein MQLLTDRDLLVLKDLEQFRLLSTRHIQRLRFHQHANVASGTRTAVRILNRLEGHGLISRLSRRVGGSIRGSAANVWQLAATGERVLRRLSSETPRRRYVEPSPQFSRHTLAIAELATLLHEQARTGGVELLELQAEPDCWRQYTNAAGVAKWLKPDLYVVTADTQFESHAFVEVDLATEHLPAVLRKCLAYQRYWRTGIEQTTRDLFPAVVWVTPDETRARKLRTAIQDEPRLTTELFHVIPVNEALGVLAPDAPTPNTSKGGTT
- a CDS encoding CHAP domain-containing protein, encoding MPESGVSDSVASPEVFLTRRELRAQREALPALSPATEQFLTPKPEPVVVPAVRPRSRFSASPAKPVGRFPRKRRHPVKIAIAVFAIPAIFLTAALPAYAFTPRAAGDLTSATHSSDNKTVQGLTVAAAATAVTVSRDGFAATTKEQLASQALAAKKALAAQQAATARAAAAAFAVYGVRAEGDDYPWYNMPTESQGGGLSPLSYYYRECVDFVAWRLNRDAGSTGSSWRWTWNSLTPGGGNASAWASAWSNHGWTTSKTPVVGAVAWFNYNHVAYVQSIGSDGSVVLEEYNWMGSHAYHKRTVSPSDVALFLYPPA